Proteins encoded together in one Tenuifilum sp. 4138str window:
- a CDS encoding alpha/beta fold hydrolase, with the protein MEGYIELPKCTLRYRISGSGPAVVLLHGYLENLTIWEELTMELEPDYTVLAVDLPGHGKSICKEEVIGMDFIADSVSAVMRAVSISKAHLVGHSMGGYASLAFAERYPNWLTGLCLLHSTPNADTHEKRSARMADIKLVKEGKKEQIVENNIPRLFANHNQQKLMGEINHMKSIARSTSDSGIVGALNGMAQRPDRNHIIEQALFPVTMIFGKHDNLISMEVAQTLEERHRKARTIYLENSGHMGFIEEPEQTFSAIKSILK; encoded by the coding sequence ATGGAAGGCTATATTGAACTCCCCAAGTGTACCCTAAGGTACCGGATTAGCGGAAGTGGTCCGGCAGTGGTGCTTTTACATGGTTATCTGGAGAACCTCACCATTTGGGAGGAGTTAACCATGGAACTCGAACCCGATTACACTGTCCTTGCAGTAGACCTACCGGGTCATGGCAAATCCATTTGCAAGGAGGAGGTGATTGGCATGGATTTCATAGCCGATAGCGTTAGTGCTGTAATGCGGGCGGTGTCAATTAGCAAAGCACATCTAGTTGGACACTCCATGGGCGGATACGCAAGCTTAGCCTTTGCCGAACGATACCCAAACTGGCTCACAGGGCTTTGCCTGCTCCATTCAACCCCCAATGCCGATACTCATGAGAAACGTTCAGCTCGCATGGCCGATATCAAACTTGTAAAAGAAGGTAAAAAGGAGCAAATTGTTGAAAACAACATTCCTCGCTTATTTGCCAACCATAACCAACAGAAACTTATGGGCGAAATAAATCATATGAAATCAATCGCCCGCAGCACAAGCGATTCAGGAATTGTTGGAGCACTTAACGGTATGGCTCAGCGTCCCGACCGAAATCACATTATTGAACAAGCGCTGTTCCCCGTTACAATGATATTTGGCAAGCACGATAACCTGATATCAATGGAAGTGGCTCAAACCCTTGAAGAACGCCATAGAAAAGCAAGAACAATTTACCTTGAAAATTCGGGACACATGGGCTTTATTGAGGAGCCAGAACAAACTTTCTCAGCAATTAAATCGATACTAAAGTAA
- a CDS encoding S41 family peptidase encodes MSYPNSRKDIIYPVVIAIVLVIGVALGLILGGRVEKPNLLVYPRTDKLSNVIRYIADEYVDTISTETLVENTIPAVLKNLDPHSVYIPAKDLQSVNEPLEGGFDGIGIQFNMNNDTVVVINTIPGGPSEKLGILAGDRIVKVNGKNIAGVKFPMDSVPKLLKGPTGTRVKVSIKRTDVPDLIDFDIVRDKIPIYSVDVAYMPTKDIGYIKINTFAKTTYKEFLEAMVKLTEKGMTKLILDLRSNSGGYMDAAINIANEFLPANRLIVYTQGKNRPRQEAKSNGKGFFQDLPLTILIDEFSASASEILAGAIQDNDRGIIVGRRSFGKGLVQEQVYFSDGSALRLTIARYYTPSGRSIQKPYKPGDEEYFYEIGNRYLHGEFQNADSIQFADSLKYYTVGGRTVYGGGGIMPDFFVPLDTAGITPYYQQVSRRNLIYRYAFKFADEHRKQTRGMKSFDEVDRYLKKFNIMADFVAFAKQNGVDPDSNDLAKSKLIIETQLKATIARNIIDNEGFYPYIRYIDETLIKAIDLCEKGNCILPLNRN; translated from the coding sequence ATGAGCTACCCAAACTCTAGGAAAGATATTATTTACCCAGTAGTCATAGCCATTGTGCTAGTTATTGGAGTTGCCCTTGGGCTGATTCTAGGCGGAAGAGTTGAGAAACCCAACCTACTCGTTTACCCACGCACCGATAAGCTCAGCAACGTTATTCGTTACATTGCCGATGAGTATGTCGATACCATTTCAACGGAGACTTTAGTTGAGAATACCATACCAGCAGTGCTTAAAAACCTCGACCCTCACTCGGTTTACATACCGGCTAAGGATTTACAATCGGTAAATGAACCACTGGAGGGAGGCTTCGACGGTATTGGTATCCAGTTTAATATGAACAACGATACTGTAGTGGTTATTAACACCATTCCCGGTGGCCCATCGGAAAAATTAGGAATACTGGCCGGCGATAGAATTGTTAAGGTAAACGGGAAGAACATTGCCGGTGTAAAATTCCCCATGGATAGTGTTCCTAAGCTGCTTAAAGGACCTACCGGAACAAGAGTAAAGGTAAGCATTAAGCGAACCGACGTTCCTGATCTAATAGATTTTGACATTGTCAGGGATAAAATACCCATTTATAGCGTTGATGTAGCCTATATGCCCACAAAGGATATTGGTTATATCAAAATCAACACCTTTGCCAAAACCACCTACAAGGAGTTCCTTGAGGCAATGGTAAAGCTAACCGAAAAGGGCATGACCAAGCTTATTCTCGACCTACGCAGTAATAGTGGAGGCTACATGGATGCAGCCATTAACATTGCCAATGAGTTTCTTCCTGCCAACAGGTTGATTGTTTACACCCAGGGGAAAAACCGTCCACGACAGGAAGCAAAATCGAACGGAAAAGGTTTCTTTCAGGATTTACCACTCACCATTCTTATCGATGAATTCTCGGCATCGGCGAGTGAAATTCTTGCTGGTGCAATACAGGATAACGACCGTGGAATCATAGTTGGTCGTCGTTCGTTCGGTAAAGGATTGGTGCAGGAGCAGGTTTACTTTTCCGATGGCTCAGCCCTTAGGCTAACCATTGCCCGCTATTACACCCCTTCGGGGCGTAGCATCCAAAAACCATACAAACCTGGCGACGAGGAATACTTTTACGAAATTGGAAACCGTTACCTGCATGGAGAGTTTCAGAATGCCGATAGCATTCAGTTTGCCGATTCGCTCAAGTATTACACCGTTGGCGGCAGAACGGTTTACGGCGGAGGCGGAATCATGCCCGATTTCTTTGTTCCACTCGATACTGCTGGAATCACCCCCTACTATCAGCAGGTTTCGCGCCGAAACCTTATTTACCGCTACGCCTTTAAGTTTGCCGATGAGCACAGGAAGCAAACCCGTGGCATGAAGAGTTTCGACGAGGTTGACCGTTACCTCAAAAAGTTTAATATTATGGCCGATTTTGTTGCCTTTGCTAAACAAAATGGGGTTGATCCTGATTCCAATGATTTAGCCAAATCAAAGCTGATTATTGAAACCCAACTAAAGGCAACCATTGCCCGAAATATCATCGACAACGAGGGCTTTTACCCCTACATTCGATATATTGACGAAACCCTGATTAAAGCCATAGACCTATGCGAGAAAGGCAACTGCATTTTGCCCTTAAATAGGAATTAG
- a CDS encoding deoxycytidylate deaminase — MEKSKYPYGTKQPQFDRRYMQMAKIWAKNSYCKRRQVGALIVKERMIISDGYNGTPSGFENICEDETGKTKPYVLHAEANAITKVAKSSNSSEGATLYVTSSPCMECSKLIIQAGIRRVVYCDEYHNLDGIELLKRAGIEVVKIEIDDINEF, encoded by the coding sequence ATGGAAAAAAGCAAGTATCCATACGGAACCAAGCAGCCCCAATTTGATAGGCGTTACATGCAAATGGCAAAAATTTGGGCTAAAAACTCATACTGCAAACGCAGGCAGGTTGGTGCACTCATTGTTAAGGAACGTATGATTATTTCCGATGGTTATAACGGAACGCCATCGGGGTTTGAGAATATTTGTGAGGATGAGACCGGTAAAACCAAGCCTTACGTTTTACACGCCGAGGCAAATGCAATAACCAAAGTGGCAAAGTCGAGCAATAGCTCTGAGGGAGCCACCCTTTATGTTACATCATCACCCTGTATGGAATGCTCCAAACTGATTATTCAGGCAGGCATACGCAGAGTGGTTTACTGCGATGAGTATCACAATCTTGATGGAATTGAACTCTTGAAACGTGCAGGCATTGAGGTTGTGAAAATTGAAATTGACGATATTAATGAATTTTGA